The following are from one region of the Deltaproteobacteria bacterium genome:
- a CDS encoding M3 family oligoendopeptidase: protein MFVLYLSWPESSIAAKDESMTTPSAAGITWDLNDLFASYDDPRVESTLKDCLQRAESFAAAYRPVMTQPEALSAAKLAQALRDLEELYDALDRVGSYAGLLYAADTTKPEHQDFEQKVEQRSTEIRNLLLFFELEWLKIDDALAQRLIDDAALAPYRHYLTSLRRYRPHTLSEAEEKIVNEKDNSGRNAFGRLFSEVTSALTFALERDGKKEELNLSQMLSLLHDPDRALRQRAMETVYEELSKNGQVLTFVYDTLIQDHLTMDRLRHYADPMQPRHLSNEIDGQAVKTMMAVTESSYGVAQDYFRLKAKLLNLPKLALYDQYAPVGKEVRPFPYDKAQETILAALEAFDPSFRRLASEFFAKNWIDAEIRKGKRGGAFCASPSPKLHPYILCNYDDNLRDVMTVAHELGHGLHGCLSRKQNYFNYGTPLTTAETASVFAEMLVFDHLLAQQTDPQVRIALLTGKLEDIFATVFRQNVLTRFEELVFAARTTSRLTPDAVGKHWLEANGKYYGDAVDMPDGYRWGWSYIPHFIHSRFYCYSYVFGQLLVLALYRMFKDEGKSFVPKYIALLEAGGSATPDELLRPLGVDIHKEAFWQKGFAEISGLVQQLQKLI from the coding sequence ATGTTTGTGCTATATCTTTCCTGGCCCGAGAGTTCAATCGCCGCAAAGGATGAAAGCATGACGACACCCAGCGCTGCTGGTATTACCTGGGATCTGAACGATTTGTTCGCCTCCTATGACGACCCACGAGTCGAGTCGACCCTGAAGGATTGTTTGCAGCGCGCCGAAAGCTTCGCCGCTGCCTATCGTCCCGTAATGACCCAGCCCGAGGCTCTGTCCGCCGCCAAACTCGCGCAAGCGCTGCGCGATCTGGAAGAGCTCTATGACGCGCTCGACCGCGTCGGCAGCTACGCCGGCCTGCTTTACGCCGCCGACACTACCAAACCCGAACATCAAGACTTCGAACAAAAAGTCGAGCAGCGCTCGACCGAGATCAGAAATCTCTTGCTCTTCTTCGAGCTCGAATGGTTGAAAATCGACGATGCGCTTGCCCAGCGCTTGATCGACGATGCGGCGCTGGCGCCCTATCGCCACTATCTCACCAGCCTGCGCCGCTACCGCCCGCACACGTTGTCGGAGGCCGAAGAAAAGATCGTCAATGAAAAAGACAACTCCGGACGCAACGCCTTCGGCCGGCTCTTTTCCGAGGTCACTTCGGCGCTGACTTTTGCCCTCGAGCGCGATGGCAAAAAAGAAGAGCTGAATCTCAGTCAGATGCTTTCCTTGCTCCACGATCCCGATCGCGCCCTGCGCCAGCGCGCCATGGAAACGGTCTATGAAGAATTATCCAAGAACGGCCAGGTACTGACTTTCGTCTACGACACCTTGATCCAAGATCACTTAACCATGGATCGGCTGCGCCACTACGCCGACCCCATGCAGCCGCGCCATTTGTCCAACGAGATCGACGGCCAAGCAGTCAAGACCATGATGGCGGTGACGGAGTCGAGCTACGGCGTCGCGCAGGATTATTTTCGCCTCAAAGCCAAGCTGCTGAATTTGCCGAAGCTCGCGCTCTACGATCAGTACGCGCCGGTGGGCAAAGAAGTGCGGCCGTTTCCCTATGACAAAGCACAGGAAACTATTTTAGCGGCGCTCGAAGCCTTCGACCCGAGCTTTCGCCGGCTCGCCTCCGAGTTTTTCGCTAAGAATTGGATCGACGCCGAAATTCGCAAGGGCAAGCGCGGCGGCGCCTTTTGCGCCTCGCCATCGCCCAAACTGCATCCTTATATACTGTGCAACTACGACGATAATCTGCGCGACGTAATGACGGTGGCGCACGAGCTCGGCCACGGACTGCACGGCTGCTTGAGCCGCAAGCAAAACTATTTTAACTACGGCACGCCGCTGACGACCGCAGAGACCGCGTCAGTCTTCGCCGAGATGTTGGTCTTCGATCACCTGCTCGCCCAACAAACCGACCCGCAGGTGCGCATCGCTTTGTTAACCGGCAAGCTCGAAGATATTTTCGCCACGGTTTTTCGCCAAAACGTCCTGACGCGCTTTGAAGAACTGGTCTTCGCCGCCAGAACCACCAGCCGCCTAACACCCGACGCCGTCGGCAAGCATTGGCTCGAGGCCAATGGCAAATATTACGGCGACGCCGTCGACATGCCCGACGGCTACCGCTGGGGCTGGAGTTATATCCCGCACTTCATCCACTCGCGCTTCTACTGCTACAGCTACGTCTTCGGTCAGCTTCTAGTCCTGGCCCTCTATCGTATGTTCAAAGACGAAGGCAAGAGTTTCGTGCCGAAATATATTGCTCTGCTCGAAGCCGGCGGCTCGGCGACGCCGGACGAGTTACTCAGGCCACTCGGCGTCGACATTCACAAAGAAGCATTCTGGCAAAAGGGCTTTGCGGAAATCAGCGGGCTGGTACAGCAGCTGCAAAAACTAATTTAG
- a CDS encoding glycosyltransferase family 39 protein translates to MQASRGPLNTRLRTSAIDMLCLSAVWFASLLIVNPIGDFPLNDDWSFGRTVKHWLDSGEFRPAGWFPMPFLTNAIWGYLFCSPFGFSFTVLRSSTLTLSWVGILGTYALVRQTDQPRWLAVLIALTLAFNPLYYALSNTFMTDVPFSALMILAGIFFARALKSDSYVDLLIATAFATAATLSRQLGLASTIAFTITAVLVRRPLTIRCLLRASTPPIVAGGALLLFQRTLQASHRLPAVYQARTEYLANVITEPSALLHSQSMVPKNLHLGALYLGLFLLPVLIFLVAKILQSHKKQGIILLCLAAGLLALRSGVLVSRNRSLFMPLSHNVLIGSGIGPLTLRDTYILSLDNVPWLGWGFWFVVTAMSAIGATLLIALVTWATARFVRDWWLNNLGANRVVGLFFLLTGIVYLGPLVITSFYDRYLVPLIPFFAIAIACACDQGQRAHRETLTVTRWVSLATLLAMTVFAIGATRDYLAWNRLRWEAIHHLMNDRGIAATSIDGGFEFGGLYLSGSGRRKLDPTKSWWWVRDDTYLIAFGNVPGYETLKEYQYFNWIGPRVGKILVLQKIAAKPPDP, encoded by the coding sequence ATGCAAGCGTCACGCGGCCCTCTAAATACGCGCCTAAGAACTTCAGCCATCGATATGCTGTGCTTGAGCGCGGTCTGGTTTGCAAGCCTGCTGATCGTTAATCCTATCGGTGATTTCCCGCTCAATGATGACTGGTCATTCGGGCGCACGGTTAAGCATTGGCTCGATAGCGGCGAGTTTCGTCCTGCCGGGTGGTTCCCAATGCCGTTTCTTACCAACGCTATTTGGGGCTATTTGTTTTGTTCTCCGTTCGGATTTTCGTTCACGGTTCTGCGCAGCTCGACACTGACACTGTCATGGGTCGGAATCCTCGGAACGTATGCCCTTGTCCGCCAGACAGACCAGCCGCGCTGGCTCGCAGTGTTAATCGCTCTGACGCTGGCGTTCAATCCTCTGTACTATGCCTTATCGAACACGTTCATGACGGACGTTCCCTTTAGCGCCCTCATGATTCTCGCTGGGATCTTTTTCGCGCGAGCGCTCAAAAGCGATTCATACGTTGACTTATTGATCGCGACGGCTTTCGCAACTGCGGCAACGTTGTCGCGGCAGCTTGGCCTCGCCAGCACCATCGCATTCACGATCACAGCGGTCCTTGTCCGCCGCCCGCTGACGATACGGTGCCTTCTGCGGGCATCCACTCCTCCGATCGTAGCGGGTGGCGCTTTGCTGTTGTTTCAGCGAACGCTTCAAGCCAGCCATCGGCTACCGGCCGTCTATCAGGCGAGAACCGAATATCTGGCTAACGTCATCACCGAACCGAGTGCTCTCCTGCACTCTCAATCCATGGTGCCCAAAAACCTGCACCTTGGCGCGCTTTATTTGGGACTCTTTCTATTGCCTGTGCTGATTTTCTTGGTGGCAAAAATCCTGCAGTCGCACAAGAAACAAGGGATTATCCTACTGTGCCTCGCTGCCGGATTGCTAGCACTGCGCAGCGGTGTGCTCGTCAGTCGCAACAGAAGCCTCTTCATGCCGCTGTCACACAACGTGCTAATCGGTTCCGGAATTGGCCCGCTGACTCTGCGCGACACCTACATCCTTTCTCTCGACAATGTGCCGTGGCTGGGATGGGGTTTTTGGTTCGTCGTCACTGCAATGAGCGCCATAGGAGCTACCCTACTAATTGCCTTGGTGACCTGGGCAACCGCCAGGTTTGTACGTGATTGGTGGCTCAATAATCTAGGCGCGAATCGCGTCGTTGGCTTGTTTTTTCTGCTTACCGGCATCGTCTACCTCGGCCCGCTAGTGATCACTAGCTTTTACGACCGATACCTTGTCCCACTTATTCCGTTTTTCGCTATTGCGATCGCTTGTGCCTGCGATCAAGGGCAGCGAGCACATCGCGAAACGTTGACTGTCACACGCTGGGTTAGTTTAGCGACTCTTCTTGCGATGACGGTCTTCGCCATTGGCGCAACTAGAGATTATCTCGCCTGGAACCGACTTCGTTGGGAAGCAATACACCATCTCATGAATGATCGGGGTATTGCCGCCACGAGTATCGATGGGGGGTTCGAGTTTGGCGGACTCTATCTCTCCGGATCCGGTCGCCGTAAGCTTGACCCGACAAAGAGTTGGTGGTGGGTCAGGGACGACACTTACCTGATAGCTTTCGGCAACGTTCCTGGCTATGAGACTCTTAAGGAGTACCAATACTTTAACTGGATAGGGCCGCGCGTCGGAAAAATCCTTGTGCTACAAAAAATCGCTGCAAAGCCACCAGATCCCTAG
- a CDS encoding DNA-3-methyladenine glycosylase: MSRSSALTSAAKLPRNFYEQATLEVSRELLGKYLVRVHRDGTTAGQIVETEAYIGPDDKACHASKGRTPRTEIMFGPPGHAYVYLIYGFHYLLNFVTEGIGVPAVVLIRAVEPREGIELMQLRRHTTAVRNLCSGPGKLCQAFAIDRSHNGSDICAGELYVEDRCERVKNIATTPRIGIDYAGKWKHNPWRFFVRDSEFVSKR, encoded by the coding sequence GTGAGTCGGTCGAGCGCGCTAACCTCAGCCGCGAAATTACCAAGAAACTTTTACGAGCAAGCGACTCTCGAAGTATCGCGCGAGCTGCTCGGGAAATATCTCGTGCGCGTCCATCGCGACGGCACAACGGCTGGACAAATCGTTGAGACCGAAGCCTACATCGGCCCCGACGACAAGGCCTGCCACGCCTCCAAAGGCCGCACGCCACGCACCGAAATCATGTTCGGCCCGCCCGGCCACGCCTATGTCTATCTGATCTACGGTTTTCACTACCTGCTGAATTTCGTCACCGAAGGCATTGGCGTGCCCGCCGTTGTGCTGATTCGCGCGGTGGAGCCGCGCGAGGGCATCGAGCTCATGCAGCTGCGCCGCCACACAACCGCAGTGCGCAACCTGTGCAGCGGCCCGGGCAAGCTCTGCCAAGCCTTTGCCATCGACCGCAGCCATAACGGCAGCGACATCTGCGCCGGGGAGCTCTACGTCGAAGACCGCTGCGAGCGCGTCAAGAATATTGCGACCACCCCGCGCATTGGCATAGACTACGCGGGAAAGTGGAAGCACAACCCTTGGCGGTTTTTCGTTAGAGACAGCGAGTTTGTTTCAAAGCGGTGA
- a CDS encoding LLM class flavin-dependent oxidoreductase encodes MKLSVLDQSTASQGKTQDVAIRETLALARHCDELGFHRYWVSEHHNSGNIVGTAPEILMSAIAATTKRIRIGSAGVMLPHYSALKVAEQFRVLEAIAPGRIDLGVGRAPGSDQLTSYAINPNPQNVHDQFPRQVQELQHWVSGWPLPEGHPFQRINAQPTGPTTPEMWILGSSDYGAQLAAYFGLPYAFAYFFSDGTGVEQALELYRKNYRPSETYPKPICTICVWALAADTEAEALRQFKSRERAMIDRKQGIRMALLPPDEASRPYSAHEVAMAGKLHRKAIVGSKDQAAARLRDLAKSLNLDELVVVTWTYDATPRHRSYELLAEAFGLTK; translated from the coding sequence ATGAAACTATCTGTCCTTGATCAATCGACCGCCTCCCAGGGAAAAACCCAGGACGTCGCCATCCGCGAGACGCTGGCGCTGGCGCGCCATTGCGATGAGCTGGGTTTTCATCGTTATTGGGTGTCGGAGCATCATAACTCAGGCAATATCGTCGGCACCGCGCCGGAAATTCTCATGTCGGCCATCGCCGCGACGACCAAACGCATCCGCATCGGCAGCGCGGGCGTCATGCTGCCGCACTATTCAGCGCTGAAAGTCGCCGAACAATTTCGCGTGCTCGAAGCCATCGCGCCCGGCCGCATTGATTTGGGTGTTGGCCGCGCGCCGGGGTCGGACCAGTTGACTTCCTATGCGATCAATCCCAATCCGCAAAACGTCCACGACCAATTTCCCCGCCAAGTGCAGGAGCTCCAACACTGGGTGTCGGGTTGGCCGCTACCCGAGGGGCATCCGTTTCAACGCATCAATGCTCAACCGACCGGACCGACCACACCGGAGATGTGGATACTCGGCAGCTCCGACTACGGTGCGCAGCTGGCCGCCTACTTCGGTCTGCCCTATGCGTTTGCCTATTTTTTCAGCGACGGCACCGGCGTCGAGCAAGCACTGGAGCTCTACCGAAAAAATTATCGCCCCAGCGAAACCTATCCCAAACCGATTTGTACGATTTGTGTCTGGGCATTGGCCGCCGACACCGAAGCCGAGGCGCTGCGGCAGTTTAAATCGCGCGAGCGGGCGATGATCGACCGCAAACAAGGCATCCGTATGGCACTGTTGCCGCCCGACGAAGCCTCACGCCCCTATTCCGCCCACGAAGTGGCGATGGCGGGAAAGCTCCACCGCAAAGCGATCGTCGGCTCCAAAGATCAAGCAGCCGCTCGGCTGAGGGACCTGGCTAAGAGCCTGAACCTTGACGAGTTGGTGGTCGTCACTTGGACCTATGATGCCACGCCGCGCCATCGCTCCTACGAGCTTTTGGCCGAGGCCTTTGGTTTGACCAAGTAG
- a CDS encoding class II aldolase/adducin family protein, which translates to MSELSELKTKLAMSSRMLFNSGLVDYSGHISVRIPGTDHLLILPHPVSRAMVLPDDMVVTDFDGKVLEGKYKAPSEVYMHARAYKARKDIQSVAHLHNHMVATLSMVDKPFYPASSNPGAFFGPGPLPKYMDPALIHTIEQGDAVAKALGNADAVMLRGHGSMVVGQAIEWVFAACVDLEEAAGRFYQASLLGPVMVYNDDETQRTMKGRRKDSVVQKIWDHNVAKTQLAGLMHGIGL; encoded by the coding sequence GTGTCAGAATTGAGTGAATTGAAAACCAAATTGGCGATGTCGTCGCGCATGCTGTTCAACTCCGGCCTGGTGGATTACAGCGGCCATATCAGCGTGCGAATTCCTGGCACCGATCATCTGCTGATTCTGCCTCACCCAGTGAGCCGGGCGATGGTTTTGCCAGACGACATGGTCGTCACCGACTTCGATGGCAAAGTGCTCGAAGGCAAATACAAAGCGCCGTCGGAAGTCTACATGCATGCGCGCGCCTACAAAGCGCGCAAAGATATTCAAAGCGTGGCGCACCTGCACAATCACATGGTCGCGACTCTGAGCATGGTCGATAAGCCGTTTTACCCGGCGTCGTCGAATCCCGGCGCATTTTTTGGCCCTGGCCCGCTGCCGAAATATATGGACCCGGCGCTGATTCACACGATCGAACAAGGCGACGCAGTTGCGAAAGCACTTGGCAACGCCGACGCTGTTATGCTGCGCGGCCATGGCTCGATGGTGGTCGGTCAGGCGATCGAGTGGGTGTTTGCCGCGTGTGTCGATTTGGAAGAAGCCGCCGGGCGATTCTACCAAGCCTCACTGCTCGGCCCGGTGATGGTTTACAACGACGACGAGACCCAGCGCACCATGAAGGGCCGGCGCAAAGATTCGGTCGTGCAAAAGATCTGGGACCACAACGTTGCGAAGACCCAGCTCGCCGGGCTTATGCACGGCATCGGGCTCTAG
- a CDS encoding GFA family protein — translation MLKGSCLCGAVRYEIDGALEAITNCHCSLCRKMSGSAFSSGASVSQSEFRIVAGKEMLNQWESSPGYFRNFCSRCGSPLFKIKAKDPNVIRLRVGSLDSDPGVKISKHMHVKSKAPWVELNDGLPQTE, via the coding sequence ATGTTAAAAGGTTCCTGTCTTTGCGGCGCCGTGCGTTACGAAATCGACGGTGCGCTCGAAGCGATCACCAACTGCCATTGCAGCCTATGCCGAAAAATGTCCGGCTCGGCCTTTTCCTCCGGGGCGTCGGTGTCACAGAGTGAATTCCGTATTGTGGCCGGCAAAGAGATGCTCAACCAGTGGGAATCGTCGCCGGGCTATTTTCGTAATTTTTGCAGCCGTTGCGGTTCGCCGCTATTCAAGATCAAAGCCAAAGACCCCAACGTCATTCGTCTGAGAGTGGGCAGCCTCGACAGCGATCCCGGCGTCAAGATCTCCAAACACATGCATGTCAAGTCTAAAGCGCCCTGGGTCGAGCTCAACGACGGCCTACCGCAAACGGAGTAG
- the groL gene encoding chaperonin GroEL, translating into MAAKEIRFSEEARSRVLRGVNLLADAVTVTLGPKGRNVVLEKSWGTPTVTKDGVSVAKEIQLEDKFENMGAQMVKEVASKTSDVAGDGTTTATVLARAIFSEGLKLVAAGHDPMSIKRGIDKAVAKVVDELKSISKPTRDKDEIAQVGTISANNDKTIGDILSEAMDKVGKEGVITVEEAKGLDTTLDLVEGMRFDRGYLSPYMVTDPERMECVYEDCYLLINEKKISSMKDLLPVLENVAKTGKPLLIIAEEVEGEALATLVVNKIRGTLKVAAVKAPGFGDRRKAMLEDIAILTDGKMIAEELGIKLENVTLKDLGRAKRIIVDKDNTTVVEGAGKKSAIEGRITQIRAQIEETTSDYDREKLQERLAKLAGGVAVVKVGAATEVEMKEKKARVEDALHATRAAVEEGIVPGGGVALVRAGTNLGNLRVSEDEKVGVRIIQKAIEEPLRWISTNAGLEGSVVLDKVKNGKNAFGFNAATEEYEDLVKAGIVDPTKVVRTALQNAASVAGMMITTEAMIADKPEKKKDAPAMPHDHDDY; encoded by the coding sequence ATGGCTGCAAAAGAAATACGCTTTAGCGAAGAGGCCCGGAGCAGAGTGCTGCGCGGGGTTAATTTACTGGCCGATGCGGTGACCGTGACCTTAGGTCCCAAAGGCCGCAACGTGGTTTTGGAAAAATCGTGGGGCACACCGACGGTCACCAAGGACGGCGTGTCGGTCGCCAAAGAGATCCAGCTCGAAGACAAGTTCGAGAACATGGGCGCACAGATGGTCAAAGAGGTTGCCAGCAAGACCTCTGACGTCGCCGGCGATGGCACCACCACCGCAACGGTTCTGGCCCGAGCGATTTTCAGCGAAGGCTTGAAGCTCGTGGCCGCCGGTCATGACCCCATGAGCATCAAACGGGGCATCGACAAAGCCGTGGCCAAGGTTGTCGATGAGCTCAAATCCATCTCTAAACCGACCCGCGACAAAGACGAAATCGCCCAGGTCGGCACCATCTCCGCAAACAACGATAAAACCATCGGTGACATCCTTTCCGAAGCCATGGACAAGGTCGGCAAAGAGGGCGTTATCACCGTCGAAGAAGCCAAAGGCCTCGACACGACATTGGACCTAGTCGAAGGCATGCGCTTTGACCGCGGTTATCTCTCGCCGTACATGGTCACCGATCCCGAGCGTATGGAGTGCGTCTACGAGGACTGCTACCTGTTGATCAACGAGAAGAAGATTTCGAGCATGAAGGACCTGCTCCCGGTGCTCGAAAACGTTGCCAAGACCGGCAAGCCGCTGTTGATCATCGCCGAAGAGGTCGAAGGCGAAGCGCTGGCGACTCTCGTCGTCAACAAGATTCGCGGCACGCTGAAAGTCGCCGCGGTCAAAGCCCCGGGCTTTGGCGATCGCCGTAAGGCGATGTTGGAAGACATCGCGATTCTCACCGATGGCAAAATGATCGCTGAAGAGTTGGGTATCAAACTTGAGAATGTGACCTTGAAAGATCTGGGCCGCGCCAAACGCATCATCGTCGACAAGGACAACACGACGGTGGTCGAGGGCGCCGGCAAGAAATCCGCCATCGAAGGCCGCATCACCCAGATCCGTGCCCAAATCGAAGAGACCACCTCTGACTACGACCGCGAGAAGTTGCAAGAGCGCTTGGCCAAATTGGCGGGCGGCGTCGCCGTCGTCAAAGTCGGCGCGGCCACCGAAGTCGAAATGAAAGAGAAGAAAGCCCGCGTCGAAGACGCGCTGCACGCGACCCGCGCCGCGGTTGAAGAAGGCATCGTGCCTGGTGGTGGTGTGGCCCTCGTGCGCGCCGGCACTAACTTGGGCAACCTGCGCGTCTCGGAAGACGAGAAAGTCGGCGTGCGCATCATCCAAAAGGCCATCGAAGAACCGCTGCGCTGGATCTCCACCAACGCTGGTCTCGAAGGCTCGGTTGTTCTCGACAAAGTGAAGAACGGCAAGAACGCCTTCGGCTTCAACGCCGCGACCGAAGAGTACGAAGACCTGGTCAAGGCCGGCATCGTCGACCCGACCAAAGTCGTCCGTACCGCGCTGCAGAACGCTGCATCCGTGGCCGGCATGATGATCACCACCGAAGCGATGATCGCCGACAAACCGGAGAAGAAGAAAGACGCTCCGGCCATGCCGCACGATCACGACGATTATTAA
- a CDS encoding glutathione S-transferase family protein: MIKIWGRTDSSNVQKVMWCIGELGVDCERVDWGGKFGGNQDPQYAAMNPNGLVPTIKDGDFVLWESNSIMRYLNAKYGNGRLLPATPEGMASANRWMDWQLSFFNGQIVPLFFATIRTPPEKRDPQAIKAALDKTVSAWQMVEDQLGKSRFLGGEQFSLGDIPLGVWAHRWFNLPIDRPRQPNIERWYGELKQRKPYQTHIMIPVT, translated from the coding sequence ATGATCAAGATCTGGGGCAGGACCGATTCATCAAACGTGCAAAAAGTCATGTGGTGCATCGGCGAGCTGGGTGTGGACTGCGAGCGCGTCGACTGGGGCGGCAAGTTTGGCGGCAACCAAGACCCGCAATACGCCGCCATGAACCCCAACGGCCTCGTGCCTACAATCAAAGACGGCGACTTCGTCCTGTGGGAGTCCAACAGCATCATGCGCTATCTCAATGCCAAGTACGGCAACGGCCGGCTACTGCCGGCGACCCCGGAGGGTATGGCCAGCGCCAACCGCTGGATGGACTGGCAGCTGTCATTTTTTAACGGCCAGATCGTGCCGCTATTTTTTGCGACGATTCGCACGCCGCCAGAAAAGCGCGACCCGCAGGCGATCAAGGCAGCTTTGGATAAAACAGTCAGCGCCTGGCAAATGGTCGAAGATCAGCTAGGCAAGAGCCGTTTTCTTGGCGGGGAACAATTTTCGCTGGGCGACATTCCACTCGGCGTCTGGGCCCATCGATGGTTTAACCTCCCTATCGACAGACCCCGACAGCCAAATATCGAGCGCTGGTACGGCGAGCTAAAACAGCGCAAACCCTATCAGACACACATCATGATCCCGGTGACCTAG
- a CDS encoding bifunctional metallophosphatase/5'-nucleotidase, with translation MTNSARTIYVDMDDVICQTARRFLDIVEREFGKRVAYEQLTNFDIGQACNLQPAERDELYRIVHQNKELLNLAPIGQAIDVLRRWAATDYEIAIVTGRPPECEEVSLVWLARHRVPFQSFTMVDKYGRFATANTSAITLDELRARQYCWAVEDSLPMAHYLAAQMAVPVALIDCPWNRSGADHANIARCADWHAIASIAERAPLTGTKK, from the coding sequence ATGACCAACTCTGCGCGCACTATCTACGTCGACATGGACGATGTGATTTGCCAAACCGCCCGGCGCTTTCTTGACATCGTCGAGCGCGAGTTCGGCAAACGCGTTGCCTATGAGCAACTCACCAATTTCGACATCGGCCAGGCTTGCAACCTGCAGCCGGCCGAGCGTGACGAGCTCTATCGCATCGTGCACCAGAACAAAGAGCTGCTAAACTTAGCACCGATCGGCCAAGCGATCGATGTGTTGCGTAGGTGGGCCGCGACCGACTACGAGATCGCCATCGTCACCGGCCGGCCGCCGGAATGTGAAGAAGTCTCGCTGGTCTGGCTCGCGCGTCACCGCGTGCCCTTTCAAAGCTTTACCATGGTCGACAAATACGGCCGCTTCGCCACCGCCAATACCAGCGCCATCACCCTCGATGAATTGCGCGCACGGCAGTATTGCTGGGCGGTGGAAGACTCGCTGCCCATGGCCCACTATCTCGCTGCACAAATGGCGGTGCCGGTCGCCTTGATCGATTGTCCCTGGAATCGCAGCGGTGCCGATCATGCCAACATCGCCCGCTGCGCCGATTGGCACGCCATCGCGAGCATCGCCGAGCGTGCCCCGCTGACAGGAACAAAAAAGTGA
- a CDS encoding co-chaperone GroES has product MATKIRPLHDRVIVKRIDEEEKTKGGIIIPDTAKEKPQEGKVVAVGPGRYDDGKVIPLNVKAGDKILFGKYSGTEIKLDGEEHLIMREDDILGVIE; this is encoded by the coding sequence ATGGCGACAAAGATTCGTCCCCTACACGATAGGGTGATAGTGAAACGTATTGACGAGGAGGAGAAAACCAAGGGTGGTATCATCATCCCCGATACGGCGAAAGAAAAACCGCAAGAAGGCAAGGTTGTGGCCGTTGGTCCGGGCCGCTACGATGACGGCAAGGTCATCCCGCTCAATGTGAAGGCCGGCGATAAGATTCTGTTCGGCAAATATTCGGGCACGGAAATCAAACTCGATGGCGAGGAACATCTGATTATGCGCGAAGATGACATCCTCGGCGTGATTGAATAA
- a CDS encoding cytochrome c, producing the protein MNSKYLLLIAGLVLMAAPAWAQNSGEGKKLYDSYCSTCHGDKGKGNGPAAQSLPAKPADHTNGAVMNVMSEQFLLDIISKGGSAVKKSSFMPSWGSALNEKQIKDIVAYIRTLAEPPYKPEANAKTGAK; encoded by the coding sequence GTGAACTCAAAATATCTCCTGTTGATCGCCGGGTTGGTTCTGATGGCTGCTCCGGCTTGGGCGCAGAACAGCGGTGAGGGCAAAAAGCTTTATGATAGCTATTGCTCGACCTGCCACGGCGACAAAGGCAAGGGCAACGGACCGGCCGCCCAGTCCCTGCCGGCCAAACCAGCGGACCATACTAATGGGGCGGTGATGAACGTCATGTCTGAACAATTTTTGCTGGACATCATCTCCAAGGGCGGCTCGGCGGTTAAAAAGTCCAGTTTCATGCCCTCATGGGGAAGTGCCCTTAACGAAAAGCAAATAAAAGATATTGTTGCTTACATCCGTACCCTCGCCGAGCCACCTTATAAGCCGGAAGCCAACGCAAAGACCGGCGCCAAGTAA